The Streptococcus gwangjuense nucleotide sequence ACCCATTTGATGAAGTCTCTCTACCGTCTTTTTTCCTACTCCATGAAACTTAGAAATATCCATTTGTTTGAGAAAATCCTCAGCTTGGTCAGGTAAAATAATTGTCAAACCGTGTGGTTTTTGATAATCACTAGCCATTTTAGCTAAGAATTTGTTGTAGGAAACGCCTGCAGAAGCAGTTAGATGGAGTTCTTGCCAGATATCCTCTTGAATGAGGCGAGCGATTTTGACCGCTGACTTGATACCGAGTTTATTTTCTGTCACATCCAAATAGGCTTCATCAATGCTCATGGGTTCAATCAAATCTGTATAACGCTTAAAGATAGCTCGAATCTGGAGGCCCACAGTCTTGTATTTTTCATAATTCCCTGAGATAAAGACGGCCTGGGGGCAACGTTCGTAGGCTTCTTTAGAACTCATGGCTGAATGGACACCAAAAGCTCGCGCCTCATAGCTACAAGTGGAAACGACACCACGCCCACCTGTTTGCCGAGGGTCGCTTCCAATAATGACAGGTTTTCCTCTGAGTTTAGGATTATCTCTGATTTCGACCGCAGCAAAAAAGGCATCCATGTCAATATGGATGATTTTTCTTGACAAATCATTTAATAAAGGAAAAATCAACATGCCTAGCACCTTTTTACTGCTTATTTTCTTTTATTATACCCTTTTTTCTGAAAAAAAGAAAAAATGCTTTATTTTTTTCAAAAATATAATACAGTTTAGGACAAAATATAGACTGTTTTAGAAAAGAAAGTGTAAAAATAGGCCTTTTTCACTTGTTGAAATCGGTTACTGTGTGGTATACTTGTCTCATGAATGTAACAGATGACTGTTACTAGAAAGAAAAAAGAGGACATTAACATGGTTGTTAAGACAGTTGTTGAAGCACAAGATATTTTTGACAAAGCTTGGGAAGGCTTCAAAGGCGTAGATTGGAAAGAAAAAGCAAGTGTATCACGCTTCGTACAAGCTAACTACACACCTTACGATGGAGACGAAAGCTTCCTTGCAGGACCAACAGAACGTTCACTTCACATCAAAAAGATTGTAGAAGAAACTAAGGCTCACTACGAAGAAACTCGTTTCCCAATGGACACTCGTCCAACATCTATTGCTGATATCCCTGCAGGATTTATTGACAAAGAAAATGAAGTTATCTTTGGTATCCAAAACGATGAACTCTTCAAATTGAACTTCATGCCAAAAGGTGGTATCCGTATGGCTGAAACTACTTTGAAAGAAAATGGATACGAACCAGACCCAGCTGTTCACGAAATCTTCACTAAATACGTAACAACAGTTAACGACGGTATCTTCCGTGCTTACACTTCAAACATCCGTCGCGCTCGTCACGCTCACACTGTAACTGGTCTTCCAGATGCATACTCACGCGGACGTATCATCGGTGTTTACGCACGTCTTGCTCTTTACGGTGCAGACTACTTGATGCAAGAAAAAGTAAACGACTGGAATGCAATCGAAGAAATCGATGAAGAAACAATCCGTCTTCGTGAAGAAATCAACCTTCAATACCAAGCATTGCAACAAGTTGTTCGCTTGGGTGACCTTTACGGAGTTGACGTTCGCAAACCAGCGATGAACGTTAAAGAAGCAATCCAATGGGTTAACATCGCCTTTATGTCTGTCTGCCGTGTTATCAACGGTGCTGCTACATCTCTAGGACGTGTGCCAATCGTATTGGACATCTTTGCAGAACGTGACCTTGCTCGTGGTACATTTACTGAATCAGAAATCCAAGAATTCGTTGATGATTTCGTTATGAAACTTCGTACAGTTAAATTTGCTCGTACAAAAGCTTATGATCAATTGTACTCAGGTGACCCAACATTCATCACAACTTCTATGGCTGGTATGGGTAACGACGGTCGTCACCGTGTTACTAAGATGGACTACCGTTTCTTGAACACTCTTGACAACATCGGTAACTCTCCAGAACCAAACTTAACAGTTCTTTGGACTGACAAATTGCCATACAACTTCCGTCGCTACTGTATGCACATGAGCCACAAACACTCTTCTATCCAATACGAAGGTGTAACAACAATGGCTAAAGACGGATATGGTGAAATGAGCTGTATCTCATGCTGTGTATCTCCACTTGACCCAGAAAATGAAGAGCAACGCCACAACATCCAGTACTTCGGTGCGCGTGTAAACGTATTGAAAGCCCTTCTTACTGGTTTGAACGGTGGTTACGACGATGTTCACAAAGACTACAAAGTATTTGACATCGAACCAATCCGTGACGAAGTTCTTGAATTTGAATCAGTTAAAGCTAACTTTGAAAAATCTCTTGACTGGTTGACTGACACTTACGTAGATGCTTTGAACATCATCCACTACATGACTGATAAGTACAACTACGAAGCTGTTCAAATGGCCTTCTTGCCAACTAAACAACGTGCCAACATGGGATTTGGTATCTGTGGATTTGCCAACACTGTTGACACATTGTCAGCTATCAAATACGCTACAGTTAAACCAATCCGCGATGAAAATGGCTATATCTACGATTACGAAACAATCGGTGAATACCCACGTTGGGGTGAAGATGACCCACGTTCAAACGAATTGGCAGAATGGTTGATCGAAGCATACACTACTCGTCTACGTAGCCACAAACTTTACAAAGACGCTGAAGCTACAGTATCACTTTTGACAATCACATCTAACGTTGCTTACTCTAAACAAACTGGTAACTCACCAGTCCACAAAGGTGTATACCTCAACGAAGATGGTTCTGTGAACTTGTCTAAACTTGAATTCTTCTCACCAGGTGCTAACCCATCTAACAAAGCTAAAGGTGGATGGTTGCAAAACTTGAACTCACTTTCTAGCCTTGACTTTAGTTATGCAGCTGATGGTATCTCATTGACTACACAAGTATCACCTCGCGCTCTTGGTAAGACTCGTGACGAACAAGTTGATAACTTGGTAACAATTCTTGATGGTTACTTTGAAAACGGTGGACAACACGTTAACTTGAACGTTATGGACTTGAACGATGTTTACGAAAAGATCATGTCAGGTGAAGACGTTATCGTACGTATCTCTGGATACTGTGTAAACACTAAATACCTCACTCCAGAACAAAAAACTGAATTGACACAACGTGTCTTCCACGAAGTTCTTTCAATGGATGATGCCTTGGATGCCTTGGATGCATTGAGCTAAGATTATATAAAATAATACAAAGAAGGACTAGTTAAAAGCTAGTTCTTCTTTTTGTAAAATTTATTGGTCAATTAAAGTCAAATCTCTTGACCTTTTCTGACTAATGTAGTATATTATGAACGTAAGGTAAATGAAAGCCTTACTAGAACGCTTATTTAAAGTGAAATAGAAAGAGGTGGGTCTATGTTTAATCTAGAAATCTTTAGAAGTAAAGATAGTCTACTCCTGCTTAAAAAAGAAAAACCAGAAATAGTACGTAGAGTAGCAATTTAGCTAGTCTAAATTTTTTAAAACAAAGGTCAAAGATAGTCAATATCAGTAGTAATAACGAAGAAAAAACAAAAAGAGGTAAAGAATATGGACAACAACTTTAATAATTTTAACAACATGGATGATTTATTTAACCAATTGATGGGTGGTATGCGAGGATATAGCTCTGAAAATCGTCGCTACTTGATTAATGGACGTGAAGTAACACCTGAGGAATTTGCTCATTATCGTGCAACTGGTCAATTACCAGGAAATGCAGAAACTGATGGACAAATGCCACAACAGGCGTCAGGTATGAAACAAGACGGTGTCCTTGCTAAACTAGGTCGAAACTTGACTGCAGAAGCTCGTGAGGGCAAGCTGGATCCTGTCATCGGACGAAACAAGGAAATTCAAGAAACATCTGAAATTCTTTCACGCCGTACCAAGAACAATCCTGTTCTAGTCGGAGATGCAGGTGTTGGTAAGACAGCAGTCGTTGAAGGACTAGCGCAAGCCATTGTGAACGGAGATGTCCCAGCTGCCATTAAGAATAAGGAAATCATTTCCATTGATATCTCAGGTCTTGAAGCTGGTACTCAATACCGTGGTAGCTTTGAAGAAAACGTTCAAAATTTAGTCAATGAAGTGAAAGAAGCAGGGAATATTATCCTCTTCTTTGATGAAATTCACCAAATTCTCGGTGCAGGTAGCACTGGTGGAGACAGTGGATCTAAAGGGCTTGCGGACATTCTTAAGCCAGCTCTATCTCGTGGTGAGTTGACCGTGATTGGGGCAACGACTCAAGACGAATACCGTAATACTATCTTGAAGAATGCAGCTCTTGCTCGTCGTTTCAATGAAGTCAAGGTAAATGCTCCTTCAGCAGAGGATACTTTTAAAATCCTTCAAGGAATTCGTGACCTTTATCAACAACACCACAATGTCATCTTGCCAGATGAAGTTTTGAAAGCAGCAGTGGATTATTCTGTTCAGTATATTCCTCAACGTAGCTTGCCAGATAAGGCTATCGATCTTGTCGATGTAACAGCGGCTCACTTGGCAGCTC carries:
- the dinB gene encoding DNA polymerase IV is translated as MLIFPLLNDLSRKIIHIDMDAFFAAVEIRDNPKLRGKPVIIGSDPRQTGGRGVVSTCSYEARAFGVHSAMSSKEAYERCPQAVFISGNYEKYKTVGLQIRAIFKRYTDLIEPMSIDEAYLDVTENKLGIKSAVKIARLIQEDIWQELHLTASAGVSYNKFLAKMASDYQKPHGLTIILPDQAEDFLKQMDISKFHGVGKKTVERLHQMGIFTGADLLEVPEVTLIDRFGRLGYDLYRKARGIHNSPVKSNRIRKSIGKEKTYGKILRAEEDIKKELTLLSERVALNLSQQEKAGKIVIMKIRYEDFSTLTKRKSLAQKTQDASQISQIALQLYEELSEKERGVRLLGITVTGF
- the pflB gene encoding formate C-acetyltransferase — translated: MVVKTVVEAQDIFDKAWEGFKGVDWKEKASVSRFVQANYTPYDGDESFLAGPTERSLHIKKIVEETKAHYEETRFPMDTRPTSIADIPAGFIDKENEVIFGIQNDELFKLNFMPKGGIRMAETTLKENGYEPDPAVHEIFTKYVTTVNDGIFRAYTSNIRRARHAHTVTGLPDAYSRGRIIGVYARLALYGADYLMQEKVNDWNAIEEIDEETIRLREEINLQYQALQQVVRLGDLYGVDVRKPAMNVKEAIQWVNIAFMSVCRVINGAATSLGRVPIVLDIFAERDLARGTFTESEIQEFVDDFVMKLRTVKFARTKAYDQLYSGDPTFITTSMAGMGNDGRHRVTKMDYRFLNTLDNIGNSPEPNLTVLWTDKLPYNFRRYCMHMSHKHSSIQYEGVTTMAKDGYGEMSCISCCVSPLDPENEEQRHNIQYFGARVNVLKALLTGLNGGYDDVHKDYKVFDIEPIRDEVLEFESVKANFEKSLDWLTDTYVDALNIIHYMTDKYNYEAVQMAFLPTKQRANMGFGICGFANTVDTLSAIKYATVKPIRDENGYIYDYETIGEYPRWGEDDPRSNELAEWLIEAYTTRLRSHKLYKDAEATVSLLTITSNVAYSKQTGNSPVHKGVYLNEDGSVNLSKLEFFSPGANPSNKAKGGWLQNLNSLSSLDFSYAADGISLTTQVSPRALGKTRDEQVDNLVTILDGYFENGGQHVNLNVMDLNDVYEKIMSGEDVIVRISGYCVNTKYLTPEQKTELTQRVFHEVLSMDDALDALDALS